The DNA region AACTGGTGCTGTGCGAAGAGGTGCCGGCATGATCTTCCGTGGGGTCGTTCCGGCGGCCGATGAGCTGGCCCAGGTGCGGTATCTCTTCACCGACATCGACGACACCCTCACCACCGAGGGGCGGCTGCTGCCCCAGAGCTATCAGGCGCTGTGGGACCTGCATGAAGCCGGCATCGCCATCGTCCCGGTTACCGGTGGCTCTGCGGGTTGGTGCGAGCATATCGTGCGCGCCTGGCCGGTTGCAGCGGTAATCGGGGAGAGCGGCGCCTTTAAAATGCGCCGGGTCGGGGGGCGGGTCGAGGTGGAGTTCTGGGAAGGCGAGGAGGTCCAGGCCAAGCGCCAGCGCCAGCATCTTCAAGCCATCACGCCGCTCCTGGGCGAGAGCTTTCCCGTCGCGCACGATCAGGCCTTTCGTCTTGCCGACGTTGCCATCGATATTGGCGGGCACAGCCGGGAGGCGATCGACGCCCTGGCCGAGGCGATCCGTGCCCAAGGGGGAACCGTGGCCATCAGCTCGATCCACATCAACACCTGGATCGGCGACTACAATAAACGCGCTATGAGCGAGCGACTGCTGGGGCAGTGGGGCGTGGCGGACAGCGATGTGGCGCGTTCAACCGCCTTTGTCGGGGACAGCCGCAATGATGGTCCCATGTTCGGCTTTATCCGCAATTCCTTTGGGGTGGGAAATATCCTCCCCATCCTTGATGATCTGTTGTTCAAGCCGCAATGGATCGTCAACCGGCCGGCAGGCCTTGGTTTTGCCGACATTGCCACGGCCCTGCTGAGCGCTCGCTAAAGCGAGCGGAGCAACCAGCTCGGCCAACGAGTGGCCGTTGGCGGTCGCAATAAACGCCTCCAGAGCCTCGTTGAGAACCTGCGGCAGGCTACAGACGGGTGTGTGGGGGCAGTCCGCGCCGCTCATGCATCCGACCATGGCAAAGTCGGGTTCGGTTACCCGGATGATGTCGCCGATCATGATCTCACTGGCAGGCCGGGAGAGACAAAGGCCGCCGCTGCGACCGCGGCTGGGCCGCAGCAAGTTTTCGCGGGCAAGCAGGTTCGCCACCTTCATGAGGTGGAAGCGGGAGATGCCGTAGAAGGCGGCGGCTTCCTGAATGGTGACGCGTTGCCCGGACTTGGAAGCCACATGCATCATCAATCGCAAGGCGTAATCGGTAAACTGGGTGAGACGCATGCAAGCCTCAAAAATGAAGGCAGCCCCGCCACGTGCGAGACTGCCACTTTTGCTTACTGTGCGGGCTGCAGGACGGTGAGGCCGTGCGGGTGCTCGGGGTTGGGCAGGTGGGTCAGCAATTCGCCGTCTGGGGCGACCGGCCCGGTGTGGCGCTCATAGTCGTAGAACATGGCGTGGAGCCCCCAGTAGCTGCCGGCAATGACGACCAGGGCGGCGAGTAGTCCTGCTGGGATGCTGCCGACGGCAGGCACGAGGCTCTTGAGC from Devosia sp. RR2S18 includes:
- a CDS encoding HAD family hydrolase translates to MIFRGVVPAADELAQVRYLFTDIDDTLTTEGRLLPQSYQALWDLHEAGIAIVPVTGGSAGWCEHIVRAWPVAAVIGESGAFKMRRVGGRVEVEFWEGEEVQAKRQRQHLQAITPLLGESFPVAHDQAFRLADVAIDIGGHSREAIDALAEAIRAQGGTVAISSIHINTWIGDYNKRAMSERLLGQWGVADSDVARSTAFVGDSRNDGPMFGFIRNSFGVGNILPILDDLLFKPQWIVNRPAGLGFADIATALLSAR